One genomic segment of Intestinimonas butyriciproducens includes these proteins:
- the lon gene encoding endopeptidase La gives MAVEPNTVVTMPALALRGLTIFPNMLLHFDVGRDTSIKALDQAMSEGLPIFLVAQRDLSVEEPGQEDLYHIGTISNVKQILRLPGGNVRVMVEGSSRGRLLGLSQSAPFLQGEVEYLPVPEHTRNTPKTEALIRSTYELFESYAGLSPRMTGDVLISVLASDDPGYIADYIAQNIAMRASDKQGILEELRPVRRLEKLSQALGREVSVLELEQEMQSKVRDQLTSNQRDYYLREQLKVIQNELGEGETGDGELGEYREKISKAKLPKEVEKKLNKELDRLSKQPFGSAEATVIRNYLDVCLDLPWSKRTRERTDVKAARKVLDADHYGLDKVKERVLEFLAVKQLAPELKGQVLCLVGPPGVGKTSIAMSVARATGRRLARISLGGIHDEAEIRGHRKTYVGAMPGRIIDGVRHAGSANPLLLLDEIDKLASDIHGDPASALLEVLDGEQNATFRDHFLEVPFDLSDVLFITTANTTDTIPRPLLDRMEVIELSSYTDEEKLQIVKNHLLPKELKRHGLKKSQLKLTDDAIREVITGYTRESGVRVLERELASLCRKAAMRIVTGNEKHISLTGDTVSQYLGVRKYHPEKRETGRQIGVVNGLAWTSVGGEILQVEVNVVPGSGKVELTGNLGDVMKESAHAALSYIRSRAAQLGIEADFYKTKDLHVHFPEGAVPKDGPSAGVTIATAMVSALTGSAVKQDVAMTGEITLRGRVLPIGGLREKTMAALRNGMRTVILPADNLSDLEDIDQTVRNALHFIPVEHVDEVLSSALEFEAVQTLPDLDGLAGRHQGVEPTLNLKQ, from the coding sequence ATGGCTGTTGAGCCGAATACAGTTGTAACCATGCCCGCCCTGGCGCTGCGGGGACTTACCATTTTCCCCAATATGCTCCTCCACTTTGATGTGGGCCGAGACACTTCAATCAAGGCCCTGGACCAGGCGATGAGCGAGGGGCTGCCCATTTTCCTGGTAGCTCAGCGCGACCTCTCTGTGGAAGAGCCCGGCCAGGAGGACCTCTATCATATCGGTACCATCTCCAATGTAAAACAGATCCTTCGCCTGCCCGGTGGTAATGTGAGGGTCATGGTGGAGGGGAGCAGCCGCGGCCGTCTGCTGGGGCTGAGCCAGAGCGCGCCCTTCCTTCAGGGAGAGGTGGAATACCTGCCCGTCCCTGAACACACTCGCAATACCCCTAAGACGGAGGCGCTGATCCGCAGCACCTATGAGCTCTTTGAGAGCTATGCAGGGCTCTCACCACGCATGACGGGGGATGTCCTCATCAGCGTTCTGGCCAGCGATGATCCGGGTTATATCGCGGACTACATTGCCCAGAACATCGCCATGCGCGCCTCGGACAAGCAGGGAATCTTGGAGGAACTGCGCCCGGTACGCAGATTGGAAAAGCTCTCACAGGCACTGGGTCGAGAGGTGTCTGTGCTGGAATTGGAGCAGGAGATGCAGTCCAAGGTCCGCGACCAGCTTACCAGCAATCAGCGGGATTACTATCTCAGGGAGCAGCTCAAGGTGATCCAGAACGAGCTGGGGGAGGGAGAGACCGGCGATGGCGAGCTTGGAGAGTACCGGGAGAAGATCTCCAAGGCAAAGCTCCCGAAAGAGGTGGAGAAAAAGCTGAACAAAGAGCTGGACCGCCTTTCCAAACAGCCCTTTGGCTCCGCTGAGGCCACCGTGATCCGCAATTATTTGGATGTATGTCTGGATCTCCCGTGGAGCAAAAGGACCCGGGAAAGGACAGATGTGAAGGCGGCCCGTAAAGTGTTGGATGCAGATCACTATGGGCTGGATAAGGTCAAGGAACGTGTCCTGGAGTTCCTGGCGGTCAAACAGCTCGCACCCGAACTGAAAGGACAGGTGCTCTGCCTGGTGGGCCCTCCCGGAGTGGGCAAAACTTCAATCGCTATGTCTGTGGCCAGGGCCACAGGGCGCAGGCTGGCCCGGATCTCGCTGGGCGGGATCCATGACGAGGCGGAGATCCGCGGACATAGAAAAACATATGTGGGAGCCATGCCGGGGCGTATCATTGACGGCGTTCGGCATGCGGGAAGCGCCAACCCTCTCCTGCTTCTGGACGAGATCGACAAGTTGGCCTCGGATATCCACGGAGATCCGGCCTCCGCACTGTTGGAGGTCCTGGACGGAGAGCAAAATGCCACCTTCCGTGATCATTTCCTGGAAGTGCCCTTCGATCTCTCCGACGTGCTGTTTATCACAACCGCCAATACGACCGATACCATTCCCAGGCCGCTGCTGGACCGGATGGAGGTCATTGAGCTCTCCAGCTATACGGACGAGGAAAAACTCCAGATCGTCAAAAACCATCTTTTGCCCAAGGAGCTCAAACGCCATGGACTGAAGAAGTCTCAGCTCAAGCTCACGGATGACGCCATTCGGGAGGTCATTACGGGCTATACCCGGGAATCCGGGGTGCGCGTCTTGGAGCGGGAGCTGGCAAGTTTGTGCCGGAAAGCGGCTATGCGCATTGTGACAGGGAATGAAAAGCATATCTCCTTAACAGGAGATACCGTCTCCCAATATCTGGGGGTACGGAAATATCACCCTGAAAAGCGGGAGACGGGGCGGCAGATCGGCGTGGTCAACGGCCTGGCCTGGACCTCTGTGGGAGGAGAAATCCTCCAGGTCGAGGTAAATGTAGTCCCGGGTTCCGGCAAAGTGGAACTCACCGGCAACCTGGGGGATGTCATGAAGGAATCCGCCCACGCTGCTTTGAGCTATATTCGCAGCCGTGCCGCTCAGTTGGGGATTGAGGCCGACTTCTATAAGACAAAAGATTTGCATGTCCACTTCCCGGAAGGAGCAGTTCCCAAAGATGGCCCCTCCGCCGGCGTCACGATCGCTACCGCCATGGTATCCGCGCTTACCGGCTCCGCTGTAAAGCAGGATGTGGCCATGACGGGGGAGATCACGCTCCGAGGCCGGGTGCTGCCGATTGGCGGTTTGCGAGAAAAGACCATGGCCGCGCTCCGCAATGGTATGCGGACGGTGATTTTGCCCGCTGACAATCTGAGTGATCTGGAAGATATCGACCAGACGGTTCGGAACGCCCTCCATTTCATTCCGGTGGAGCATGTGGACGAGGTGCTCTCCAGCGCACTGGAATTCGAGGCCGTGCAGACGCTGCCGGATCTGGACGGGCTGGCAGGCAGGCATCAAGGGGTGGAGCCCACCCTCAATTTGAAACAGTAA
- a CDS encoding site-2 protease family protein, whose amino-acid sequence MGSFSDFAQNMDWAGLADLLLQVAAVLLCLTVHETCHGLAAYSLGDPTAKAQHRLSLNPLRHIDLFGALMMIVAGFGWAKPVPVDMRYFKHPKTGMAVTALAGPVSNLLLAYAALTLRAALIGAYYTGGPEGLGTAIDFLAMTAVLSVGLGLFNLIPFPPLDGSKVVEGFLPDRIYYGILRYERWGMLLLMAILWTGVLSTPLAIARDWVLDLLVEGSSWPLTLMLG is encoded by the coding sequence TTGGGTTCTTTTTCAGATTTTGCACAGAATATGGACTGGGCCGGTCTCGCCGATCTGCTGCTCCAGGTAGCGGCGGTGCTGCTGTGCCTGACGGTTCACGAGACCTGCCACGGTCTCGCCGCTTATTCCCTGGGGGATCCCACAGCCAAAGCACAGCACCGGCTGTCGCTGAATCCTCTGCGGCATATCGATCTCTTCGGTGCGCTGATGATGATTGTGGCGGGGTTCGGTTGGGCAAAGCCGGTCCCGGTGGATATGCGCTATTTCAAGCACCCCAAGACAGGAATGGCGGTCACGGCGCTTGCAGGCCCTGTCTCCAATCTCCTGTTGGCCTATGCGGCGCTCACTTTGAGGGCCGCGCTGATCGGCGCTTACTACACAGGTGGCCCTGAAGGGCTGGGCACAGCCATTGACTTTTTGGCCATGACTGCTGTTCTCAGCGTGGGGCTGGGGCTATTCAACCTCATTCCGTTCCCACCGCTGGATGGCTCCAAGGTAGTGGAGGGCTTTTTGCCGGACCGGATCTACTACGGTATCCTCCGCTATGAGCGGTGGGGGATGCTTCTTCTTATGGCGATCCTGTGGACCGGCGTTCTCAGCACGCCGTTGGCCATTGCCAGAGATTGGGTGCTGGATCTGCTGGTGGAGGGGTCCTCCTGGCCGTTGACGCTGATGCTTGGATAG
- a CDS encoding segregation and condensation protein A, with protein sequence MDSPIYHLEKVVKVRAEALEDFTGPLDLILHLLSKNKMEIKDIQISVILEQYLAWMERRKKLDLEVASEFVTMAAQLIFIKSRMLLSIHDEEALSEMEQLIASLEAHQRHENYMKIKSVIPEFTGRYALGRDYITKGPEQLPVNRAYRYVHDKDDLRRAMMTVRERMGSQMPPPMSAFEGIVGREPYPVADKAGELLRRLMRLGVTRFRSLFQGNRSRSEVVATFIAVLELCKAKRIRLAGTDEDCTVTCTGEGEAELEFSTDAY encoded by the coding sequence GTGGACAGTCCCATCTATCATCTGGAAAAAGTGGTAAAGGTCCGTGCGGAGGCTTTAGAGGACTTTACCGGCCCCCTTGATCTCATCCTCCACCTTCTGAGCAAAAATAAAATGGAGATCAAGGATATCCAGATCTCGGTGATCCTGGAGCAGTATCTGGCCTGGATGGAGCGGCGCAAGAAACTTGATCTGGAAGTGGCCAGCGAGTTCGTGACCATGGCGGCCCAGCTTATTTTCATTAAATCCCGGATGCTCCTGTCCATCCATGACGAGGAGGCCCTCTCTGAGATGGAACAGCTCATTGCCTCCCTGGAGGCCCACCAGCGCCATGAAAACTATATGAAGATCAAGTCGGTGATCCCGGAGTTCACCGGTCGTTATGCGCTGGGCCGCGACTATATCACAAAGGGACCGGAACAACTTCCGGTGAATCGGGCCTATCGCTATGTCCATGACAAGGATGACCTGCGCCGGGCCATGATGACAGTCCGGGAACGTATGGGCAGTCAGATGCCGCCCCCCATGAGCGCCTTTGAGGGGATTGTGGGTAGGGAGCCCTATCCGGTAGCGGACAAGGCGGGGGAGCTGTTGCGCCGCCTTATGCGCTTGGGGGTGACTCGGTTCCGCTCCCTCTTTCAGGGAAATCGGAGCCGGTCCGAAGTAGTGGCCACCTTCATCGCCGTGCTGGAATTGTGCAAGGCCAAGCGAATTCGCTTGGCGGGGACCGATGAGGACTGTACCGTAACATGCACCGGAGAGGGCGAAGCAGAGCTGGAGTTTTCCACGGACGCATACTGA
- a CDS encoding fumarylacetoacetate hydrolase family protein, with protein sequence MKYVRVERMGKISWGVLNGDTIYTLKCPPYAGDTEYYDGKRWPLSDCRLLAPCTPGKIVCLGKNYADHALEMGGAAPETPIIFMKTSNCVNDPEGEICIPAFVGRLDYEGELAFVIKRRAKEVKAADAWGYILGFTCLNDVTARDIQAADGQWTRGKCMDGFAPMGPVITDEVDPTALKIQTRLNGNTVQSANTALFLTKIPDMLAFITAGITLEPGDVVSTGTPAGIGPMCSGDTVEVEIEGIGVLRNHIVSQ encoded by the coding sequence ATGAAGTACGTACGTGTGGAGAGGATGGGAAAGATCAGTTGGGGCGTTTTGAACGGGGATACCATATACACATTGAAATGTCCGCCCTATGCGGGGGATACCGAGTACTATGACGGCAAGCGGTGGCCGCTCTCAGACTGCCGCCTGCTGGCACCCTGTACGCCGGGTAAAATCGTCTGCTTGGGTAAAAATTACGCCGATCACGCCCTGGAGATGGGCGGGGCCGCTCCAGAGACCCCGATTATCTTCATGAAAACGTCCAATTGTGTCAACGACCCGGAAGGAGAGATCTGTATCCCAGCCTTTGTTGGACGCCTGGATTATGAGGGCGAGCTGGCGTTTGTCATCAAGAGGCGGGCCAAAGAAGTGAAAGCTGCTGACGCTTGGGGGTATATTCTGGGTTTTACCTGCCTCAATGATGTGACTGCCCGGGACATCCAGGCGGCGGATGGCCAGTGGACCAGAGGCAAGTGTATGGACGGCTTTGCGCCAATGGGACCTGTGATCACGGATGAAGTGGACCCCACGGCGCTGAAAATCCAGACCCGACTGAATGGGAATACGGTCCAGAGCGCCAATACCGCGCTTTTTCTAACGAAGATCCCTGATATGCTGGCTTTCATCACCGCCGGGATCACCCTGGAGCCAGGGGATGTGGTGTCCACCGGTACGCCGGCCGGGATCGGTCCCATGTGCTCCGGCGATACCGTTGAAGTGGAGATCGAGGGCATCGGCGTACTGAGAAACCATATTGTGTCGCAATAA
- a CDS encoding tyrosine-protein phosphatase gives MNNLRDLGGYPAAGGRVTAWERLLRGDNPTGLSEKDIEWLVDRDITTVIDLRSEEETKRKPDQLAGETDFRYFHAPMLGGERMPNLERDVGRGYFQVLDRKESACRILRLIAEAPGGVLFHCTAGKDRTGMVAALLLSLAGVSREDILADYQVSEIYLAEIIRRIRMSVPDLVPFAGMSKSKYMAECLALLNEAYGSVSGYLRAAGLSELEMAALRAKVLA, from the coding sequence ATGAATAATCTGCGGGACCTGGGTGGATATCCGGCTGCAGGAGGCCGCGTCACCGCTTGGGAGCGACTGCTGCGCGGGGACAATCCAACTGGTCTGTCGGAAAAGGACATCGAATGGCTGGTGGACCGAGATATCACCACCGTCATTGATCTCCGCAGCGAGGAGGAGACAAAACGCAAGCCGGATCAGTTGGCGGGAGAAACGGACTTTCGTTACTTTCATGCCCCCATGCTGGGTGGAGAGAGGATGCCGAATCTGGAGAGAGATGTGGGACGTGGCTACTTCCAGGTCTTGGATCGAAAGGAGAGTGCCTGCCGGATCTTGCGCCTCATTGCGGAGGCGCCCGGAGGCGTGCTTTTTCACTGTACGGCGGGAAAAGACCGCACCGGAATGGTGGCCGCGCTGCTGCTCTCTCTGGCCGGAGTGAGCCGGGAGGATATCCTGGCAGATTATCAGGTATCTGAGATCTATCTGGCGGAGATCATTCGCCGGATCAGGATGTCTGTTCCAGATCTTGTCCCCTTTGCCGGGATGTCAAAAAGCAAGTATATGGCCGAATGCCTAGCGCTGCTGAACGAGGCGTATGGCTCTGTGTCCGGCTATCTCCGTGCAGCCGGACTCTCTGAGCTGGAAATGGCCGCACTTCGTGCCAAGGTTCTGGCCTGA
- the yihA gene encoding ribosome biogenesis GTP-binding protein YihA/YsxC: MIHLQNAEFVRSAAKKEDFPRDGLPQIVFSGRSNVGKSSVINRILNRKNFARVGNAPGKTSHINYFRIDGKFYLVDLPGYGYAKVSQAEKARWARLIQSWFDDPGLMTLGCMLVDARHKPTADDCTMGEWFKQAGKPFVVVANKLDKLKKSEIEPNLQRIRDTLEIDADIEVIPFSAEKGTGRPDLLGQISAHLGEGLL; encoded by the coding sequence ATGATTCATTTACAAAACGCGGAATTTGTCCGTTCCGCGGCGAAAAAGGAGGACTTTCCTCGGGACGGGCTGCCTCAAATTGTCTTTTCCGGCCGCTCTAATGTGGGAAAGTCCTCCGTCATCAACCGCATTCTGAACCGGAAAAATTTCGCTCGGGTGGGTAACGCGCCGGGAAAAACCTCTCACATCAATTATTTCAGGATCGACGGCAAGTTTTATCTGGTGGACCTGCCCGGGTATGGATATGCTAAGGTGTCACAGGCGGAGAAGGCCCGTTGGGCCAGGCTGATCCAATCTTGGTTTGACGATCCGGGCCTGATGACCCTGGGATGTATGTTGGTAGATGCCAGGCACAAGCCCACGGCGGATGACTGTACCATGGGCGAGTGGTTCAAGCAGGCGGGAAAGCCTTTTGTGGTGGTGGCCAATAAGCTGGATAAGCTTAAAAAAAGTGAAATTGAGCCCAACCTCCAGCGTATCCGGGATACGCTGGAAATTGACGCCGATATAGAGGTGATTCCCTTCTCCGCCGAAAAGGGAACCGGCCGTCCGGACCTGCTGGGCCAGATTTCAGCACATTTGGGGGAGGGGCTCTTATGA
- a CDS encoding VOC family protein has translation MEDELKIKMYSFTVDCKDPYELAKFYAQLLGWEIPFHSEEYACIGVPGTAQGGYPGITFQQNSEYEPPVWPERSGMQQQMAHLDFAVNDLEKAVQHAVRCGAAVAEEQFSDAWRVMLDPAGHPFCLCQMKSMMESACFALR, from the coding sequence ATGGAGGACGAACTGAAAATCAAAATGTATTCCTTCACGGTGGACTGCAAAGACCCTTATGAACTGGCGAAATTCTATGCGCAGCTGCTCGGATGGGAAATACCATTTCACAGTGAGGAATATGCATGTATCGGCGTGCCGGGAACGGCGCAGGGGGGATACCCCGGTATTACATTCCAACAAAACTCAGAGTATGAACCGCCCGTATGGCCGGAAAGGTCGGGAATGCAGCAGCAAATGGCGCATTTGGACTTTGCCGTGAATGATCTAGAAAAGGCGGTTCAACATGCCGTCCGCTGTGGAGCGGCGGTAGCGGAGGAACAATTTTCCGACGCCTGGAGAGTGATGCTTGATCCCGCCGGTCATCCATTTTGCTTATGCCAAATGAAATCCATGATGGAGAGCGCCTGTTTTGCGCTGCGTTAG
- a CDS encoding GNAT family N-acetyltransferase — MEYRVDDRELSASIFIPFVNRIWPGRYDAAKTQIALSKTRNISAYDDVLVGCLRILSDGYYFGTITELLVLPEYRRQGVGSKLLRLAKNNTPTMLYFGAQPGLEVFYEKNGRRKSLQSYTINAASFSEKDG; from the coding sequence ATGGAATACAGGGTTGATGACCGGGAATTGAGTGCCTCTATATTTATCCCGTTTGTCAATAGAATATGGCCGGGGCGTTATGATGCGGCCAAAACACAGATCGCATTATCAAAAACACGGAATATCTCTGCTTATGATGATGTCCTTGTAGGCTGCCTACGAATCCTTTCCGATGGCTATTATTTTGGAACAATTACGGAACTGCTTGTCCTTCCGGAATACCGGAGGCAGGGAGTAGGGAGCAAACTCCTCCGTCTTGCCAAAAACAACACTCCAACTATGTTGTATTTTGGCGCGCAGCCAGGGCTGGAAGTCTTTTATGAAAAAAACGGGCGCAGGAAGAGTTTGCAATCCTACACAATAAATGCAGCCTCTTTTTCAGAAAAAGATGGTTAG